From Streptomyces sp. TLI_053, a single genomic window includes:
- a CDS encoding nucleotide sugar dehydrogenase: MRVVIAGQGYVGLPLAVRAAEVGHRVVGYDVDERRIKRLAVGESYVEDIPAERLRPLLENGSYLPSAEPSDVAEFDVAVITVPTPLRDGVPDLSYIEASAALLAQHLRPGATVVLESTTYPGTTEELLAPLLEQGSGLTAGRDFHLGYSPERIDPGNPTWRLENTPKVVSGIDPDSLTAVEGFYGGLIDRTVPVSSCKEAELTKLLENTFRHVNIALVNELAMFAHDLGIDVWEAIDAASTKPFGYLRFTPGPGVGGHCLPIDPSYLSWRVERALGQSFRFVELANDVNSHMPDYVVRRLAEALNERQRSVKGSRVLLLGLAYKKNTGDARETPAARVAELLVRMGAEVRAADPHVVVGVHVPEPVIPGQRAAEHDPHGDPFAAVHRVEASPQELAAADAVVLLADHDDFDYGAITAHARYVLDCRRRLAGGAAVEVL, translated from the coding sequence ATGCGCGTTGTCATCGCAGGCCAGGGCTACGTGGGGCTGCCGCTCGCGGTCCGCGCGGCCGAGGTGGGGCACCGGGTGGTCGGCTACGACGTGGACGAGCGCCGGATCAAACGGCTGGCCGTCGGCGAGTCCTACGTCGAGGACATCCCGGCCGAGCGGCTGCGGCCGCTGCTGGAGAACGGGAGCTATCTGCCGTCCGCCGAGCCGTCCGACGTCGCGGAGTTCGACGTCGCGGTGATCACCGTGCCGACGCCGCTGCGCGACGGGGTGCCCGACCTGTCGTACATCGAGGCCTCGGCGGCCCTGCTCGCCCAGCACCTGCGGCCGGGGGCGACCGTGGTCCTGGAGTCCACCACCTACCCCGGCACCACCGAGGAACTGCTCGCGCCGCTGCTGGAGCAGGGATCCGGGCTGACCGCCGGGCGGGACTTCCACCTCGGCTACAGCCCGGAGCGGATCGACCCGGGCAACCCGACCTGGCGGCTGGAGAACACCCCGAAGGTGGTCTCCGGGATCGACCCGGACTCCCTGACGGCGGTCGAGGGCTTCTACGGCGGGCTGATCGACCGGACCGTCCCGGTCTCCAGCTGCAAGGAGGCCGAGCTGACCAAGCTGCTGGAGAACACCTTCCGCCATGTGAACATCGCCCTGGTCAACGAGCTGGCGATGTTCGCCCACGATCTCGGGATCGACGTCTGGGAGGCCATCGACGCCGCCTCCACCAAGCCGTTCGGCTATCTGCGCTTCACCCCCGGCCCGGGGGTGGGCGGGCACTGCCTGCCGATCGACCCGTCCTACCTGTCCTGGCGGGTGGAGCGGGCGCTCGGCCAGTCGTTCCGCTTCGTCGAGCTGGCCAACGACGTCAACAGCCACATGCCCGACTACGTGGTCCGCAGGCTCGCCGAGGCGCTGAACGAGCGGCAGCGCTCGGTCAAGGGCTCACGGGTGCTGCTGCTGGGGCTGGCGTACAAGAAGAACACCGGCGACGCCCGGGAGACGCCGGCCGCCCGGGTCGCCGAGCTGCTGGTCAGGATGGGCGCCGAGGTCCGCGCCGCCGATCCCCACGTGGTGGTCGGGGTGCACGTGCCGGAACCGGTGATCCCGGGCCAGCGGGCGGCCGAGCACGACCCGCACGGCGACCCCTTCGCGGCCGTGCACCGGGTGGAGGCGAGCCCGCAGGAGCTGGCGGCGGCGGACGCGGTCGTGCTGCTGGCCGACCACGACGACTTCGACTACGGGGCGATCACCGCCCACGCCCGGTACGTGCTGGACTGCCGGCGGCGGCTGGCCGGCGGCGCCGCGGTCGAGGTGCTCTGA